A window of the Parvularcula bermudensis HTCC2503 genome harbors these coding sequences:
- the guaB gene encoding IMP dehydrogenase, with translation MRIRDALTFDDVLLEPQASSVLPTEVNVQSKLTSRITLNIPILSSAMDTVTEAEMAIAMAQEGGIGVLHRNMSIEEQAEHVRRVKRYESGMVVAPFTLCPDSTLGEAKAIMATRNISGFPVVEDPDETGRGRLVGVLTNRDIRFADDLGQPVREIMTSENLATVKPGASQEEVREIVHRRRIERVIVVDDEYRCIGLITVKDMMKLERHPRSVKDEEGRLRVAAASTVGNEGILRAEALIDAGVDVIVIDTAHGHSAAVAKAVEQVKKLSNTVQVIAGNVATYEAAKALAGAGADAIKVGIGPGSICTTRIVAGVGVPQLTAIADAARAGDEEGVPIIADGGIKYSGDMAKALAAGASTAMIGSLLAGTDESPGEVFLYQGRSYKSYRGMGSTGAMALGSADRYFQADVKETMKLVPEGIEGRVPYKGPIAPILHQLVGGVRASMGYVGAENLQSLRERARFVRLTNAGLRESHVHDVSITREAPNYPSPN, from the coding sequence ATGCGAATCCGTGATGCCCTGACCTTCGACGATGTATTGCTTGAGCCCCAGGCGTCGAGCGTTCTGCCAACTGAGGTCAATGTTCAAAGCAAGCTGACGTCACGTATCACGCTCAATATTCCGATCCTCTCCTCTGCGATGGATACGGTCACCGAGGCGGAGATGGCGATCGCCATGGCCCAGGAGGGGGGGATCGGCGTTCTGCATCGAAACATGTCTATCGAAGAACAGGCAGAACATGTCCGGCGGGTCAAGCGATATGAGAGCGGCATGGTCGTCGCCCCCTTCACCCTTTGCCCTGACTCCACACTTGGCGAAGCCAAGGCGATCATGGCTACCCGGAATATTTCCGGCTTTCCGGTGGTTGAAGATCCCGACGAAACGGGCCGAGGACGCCTTGTCGGGGTGCTGACCAATAGGGACATTCGGTTTGCCGACGATCTGGGACAGCCTGTACGGGAGATTATGACCTCCGAGAACCTCGCCACCGTCAAGCCGGGCGCCAGCCAGGAGGAGGTTCGGGAAATTGTGCACCGGCGGCGTATCGAGCGGGTGATCGTTGTGGACGATGAGTATCGCTGTATCGGGCTGATCACCGTCAAAGATATGATGAAGCTCGAACGGCACCCCCGATCGGTGAAGGACGAAGAAGGTCGATTGCGCGTCGCCGCGGCCTCGACGGTCGGCAATGAAGGGATTCTCCGCGCCGAAGCGCTGATCGATGCGGGCGTCGACGTTATCGTGATTGATACGGCGCACGGCCATTCCGCGGCGGTGGCAAAGGCCGTGGAGCAGGTCAAGAAGCTGTCCAACACCGTTCAAGTGATCGCGGGGAACGTCGCAACCTATGAAGCGGCCAAAGCCCTGGCAGGCGCTGGGGCCGACGCGATCAAGGTCGGGATCGGCCCAGGTTCGATATGCACAACGCGGATTGTTGCTGGCGTCGGGGTGCCGCAGCTCACCGCGATTGCCGATGCCGCGCGCGCCGGGGACGAAGAGGGGGTGCCGATCATCGCTGATGGCGGCATCAAATATTCAGGCGATATGGCGAAGGCGCTGGCCGCGGGGGCCTCGACCGCCATGATCGGCAGCCTTCTGGCGGGGACGGACGAGTCCCCCGGCGAAGTCTTTCTCTACCAGGGCCGGTCCTACAAATCCTATCGCGGGATGGGGTCGACGGGGGCGATGGCGCTCGGTTCGGCGGATCGCTATTTCCAGGCCGATGTGAAAGAGACCATGAAATTGGTCCCCGAGGGGATCGAAGGCCGCGTTCCCTATAAAGGGCCGATTGCGCCGATCCTGCACCAATTGGTGGGCGGGGTTCGGGCCAGTATGGGCTATGTCGGCGCGGAAAACCTTCAATCCCTGCGGGAGCGGGCGCGCTTTGTGCGGTTGACCAATGCCGGCCTTCGGGAAAGCCACGTCCACGACGTGTCTATCACCAGAGAAGCACCGAACTATCCGAGCCCGAATTGA
- a CDS encoding fatty acid desaturase — MTASPRPQTTIPVRQALWGLSLAGAIIAAWVFMHIGFVFFAPLDPIVLALAPVIILLQSWLSVGLFIISHDAIHGSLAPGRPAFNRAMGRLCMTLYAGFDFDRMAAAHHRHHRSPGTAADPDFSVDSPDRPLPWFGAFFRRYFGWRPFLTVNAVVFTYWLVLGANPVNIVLFYGVPALLSAGQLFYFGTFLPHRHERQGFADHHRARSVRSPYMLSLVTCYHFGGYHHEHHLFPHEPWWRLPQRGGWERDRRKRTGP, encoded by the coding sequence GTGACGGCTTCCCCCCGCCCTCAGACCACAATCCCTGTACGCCAGGCCCTTTGGGGCTTGAGCCTTGCCGGGGCGATCATCGCGGCGTGGGTCTTTATGCATATCGGGTTTGTGTTTTTCGCTCCGCTCGATCCGATCGTCTTGGCCTTGGCGCCGGTTATCATCCTTCTTCAAAGCTGGCTGAGCGTAGGGCTCTTCATCATCAGTCACGATGCGATTCATGGGTCGCTGGCGCCAGGCCGTCCGGCGTTCAATCGGGCCATGGGGCGTTTGTGCATGACGCTTTATGCCGGCTTTGATTTTGATCGCATGGCCGCGGCGCATCATCGGCATCATCGTTCGCCGGGAACGGCGGCGGACCCGGATTTTTCCGTGGACAGCCCAGACCGGCCGTTACCCTGGTTCGGCGCGTTCTTTCGGCGATATTTCGGGTGGCGACCCTTTTTGACCGTCAATGCCGTGGTGTTCACCTATTGGCTGGTGCTTGGGGCGAACCCGGTCAATATCGTTTTGTTCTATGGGGTGCCCGCCCTCCTCTCGGCGGGGCAGCTCTTCTATTTCGGGACGTTCCTGCCTCACCGCCATGAGCGCCAGGGGTTTGCGGATCATCATCGCGCCCGGTCGGTCCGGTCCCCCTATATGCTGTCCCTGGTGACGTGTTATCATTTTGGGGGCTATCATCACGAACATCATCTCTTTCCCCATGAGCCCTGGTGGCGTCTGCCGCAGCGAGGGGGATGGGAACGGGACCGGAGAAAAAGGACAGGGCCATGA
- the queA gene encoding tRNA preQ1(34) S-adenosylmethionine ribosyltransferase-isomerase QueA produces the protein MRVDLFDYDLPEEQIALVPPPERDGARLLIVPPNGPFGHDLIAHLAEHFGPSDVLILNDTKVIPATLAGMRPARDVGGGDPAGVGIDITLLKCLEERDDGVRWQAFVRPAKRVRAGDDIEIGPVTARVKRREGAEAVLHIPLTPSAFQSFLYDHGTMPLPPYIARKRAVEVSDQDRYQTVFGKRPGSVAAPTAGLHFTDRLLSAIAERGATILRVTLHVGAGTFLPITAADCTDHRMHSEWGEVSPPVAERLRAAKAGGERITCVGTTALRIVETAAQSGEVQAFAGETDIFITPGFSFQCADRLLTNFHLPRSTLLMLVSAFSGRERILSAYREAINEGYRFFSYGDACLLERVS, from the coding sequence ATGCGCGTCGATCTGTTCGATTACGATCTGCCCGAGGAGCAAATTGCCTTGGTCCCGCCGCCGGAGCGCGATGGGGCAAGGCTGCTCATCGTACCCCCGAATGGCCCCTTTGGCCATGATCTGATCGCCCATCTCGCCGAGCACTTTGGGCCCTCCGATGTCCTGATCCTCAATGACACCAAGGTCATTCCCGCAACCCTTGCCGGCATGCGTCCTGCACGCGATGTGGGCGGCGGCGATCCCGCAGGGGTCGGCATCGACATCACGCTGCTCAAATGCCTTGAGGAGCGAGACGACGGGGTGAGGTGGCAAGCCTTTGTGCGGCCGGCCAAACGGGTGCGGGCGGGCGATGACATCGAGATCGGACCTGTGACGGCGCGCGTGAAGCGCCGCGAGGGCGCCGAAGCGGTTCTCCATATCCCCCTGACGCCCAGCGCCTTTCAGTCGTTCCTCTACGATCATGGCACCATGCCCTTGCCCCCCTATATCGCGCGGAAGCGCGCCGTGGAGGTGAGCGATCAGGACCGTTATCAGACGGTTTTCGGCAAGCGGCCGGGATCGGTGGCCGCCCCAACGGCGGGCCTTCATTTCACGGATCGATTGCTCTCGGCGATTGCCGAACGGGGAGCGACGATCCTCAGGGTGACCCTCCATGTGGGGGCGGGGACGTTCCTGCCGATCACGGCGGCGGACTGCACAGATCACCGTATGCATAGCGAATGGGGAGAAGTGTCTCCCCCGGTTGCAGAGCGCCTGCGCGCTGCGAAGGCAGGGGGAGAACGGATTACCTGCGTCGGCACGACAGCTTTGCGGATTGTGGAAACCGCCGCCCAATCGGGAGAGGTTCAAGCCTTTGCCGGGGAGACCGACATTTTCATCACCCCCGGCTTTTCGTTCCAATGTGCGGATCGGTTGCTCACCAATTTTCATCTGCCGCGATCGACCTTGCTGATGTTGGTCAGCGCTTTTTCCGGCCGGGAACGGATTCTCTCCGCCTATCGGGAGGCGATTAATGAGGGCTATCGCTTCTTCTCCTATGGCGATGCGTGCCTTCTCGAAAGGGTATCATGA
- the tgt gene encoding tRNA guanosine(34) transglycosylase Tgt, with amino-acid sequence MTTFGYTLHATSGAARRGTVTTPRGLIQTPAFMPVGTAATVKAMQVRDVAATGAEIILGNTYHLMLRPSAERIARLGGLHRFMGWEGPILTDSGGFQVMSLAKLRRLTEKAVTFQSHIDGSRHELSPERSIEIQNLLGSDIQMQLDECPPFPIAEDASLESLELSLRWAKRSKAAFDHLADDGRALFGIVQGSVYPDQRKRSAEGLMEIGFPGYSVGGLAVGEGQGAMFETLEVTTPLLPRDKPRYLMGVGKPDDLVGAVARGIDMFDCVLPTRSGRHGQAFTWDGPINIKNATYQDDPTPLDPESDCPASRDYAKAYLNHLFRAGEYLAATLLSWHNLAFYQALMQRMRTAIEDDRFEAFAADFLNRYRSSS; translated from the coding sequence ATGACGACGTTCGGGTATACGCTCCACGCGACCAGCGGGGCCGCTCGACGCGGCACGGTCACGACGCCGCGGGGACTTATTCAGACCCCGGCCTTTATGCCGGTGGGCACGGCGGCGACGGTCAAGGCGATGCAGGTGCGGGACGTCGCGGCAACTGGTGCCGAAATCATCCTCGGCAATACCTACCATCTGATGCTGCGGCCCAGTGCCGAGCGCATTGCCCGCCTTGGGGGACTGCATCGCTTTATGGGGTGGGAGGGACCGATCCTCACCGATTCAGGGGGCTTTCAGGTCATGTCATTGGCGAAACTACGTCGTCTGACCGAAAAGGCTGTGACGTTTCAAAGTCATATTGACGGCTCCCGCCATGAGCTATCCCCGGAGCGGTCCATCGAGATCCAAAACCTTCTTGGGTCTGATATTCAGATGCAACTTGATGAGTGCCCGCCCTTTCCCATCGCCGAGGACGCCTCCCTTGAGAGCCTTGAGCTGTCCCTCAGATGGGCAAAAAGGTCTAAGGCGGCGTTCGACCACCTCGCCGATGACGGTCGGGCCTTGTTCGGAATCGTTCAGGGGTCGGTCTATCCGGACCAGCGGAAACGATCGGCGGAGGGGCTGATGGAGATTGGCTTCCCCGGCTATTCGGTCGGCGGACTGGCGGTTGGGGAAGGGCAGGGCGCTATGTTTGAGACCCTGGAGGTGACGACACCCCTGCTGCCCAGGGACAAGCCCCGCTATCTGATGGGGGTCGGCAAGCCCGACGATCTGGTGGGGGCCGTGGCCCGCGGGATCGATATGTTCGACTGCGTATTGCCCACCCGGTCGGGCCGTCATGGCCAGGCCTTTACCTGGGACGGACCGATCAATATCAAAAATGCGACCTATCAAGACGATCCCACGCCCCTCGATCCTGAGAGTGACTGCCCCGCCTCACGGGACTATGCGAAGGCCTATCTCAACCACCTCTTCAGAGCGGGGGAATATCTCGCAGCCACCTTATTGTCGTGGCACAATCTGGCGTTCTACCAAGCCCTGATGCAGCGTATGCGAACGGCGATCGAGGACGACCGGTTCGAGGCATTCGCCGCGGATTTCCTCAATCGCTATCGGTCATCATCCTAG
- a CDS encoding phytoene desaturase yields MTGQKEAGQKEACVIGGGFGGLALACRLQAAGLATTLIEGRDKLGGRAYVYSLEGYTFDAGPTVVTDPSALEEIFAMAGRRLSDYVELLNVDPLYRLHWEDGYSFDYAKDEEHLLSQIRAKNPKDVEGYRKFYRYSEAVFKEGYEKLGAVPFLNFWSMVKAAPQLTTLQAFRSVYGRVADFIEDEQLRQAFSFHTLLVGGDPHKTSSIYALIHALERKWGVWFPRGGTGALIEGLGRLFTDLGGTLRLEDPVTDLKVQNDRITQVTTESGWSHQFDAVASNADIVHTYDNLLGGSKRGPQAAKGLKQKRFSNSLFVTYFGTKKQYPDIAHHSILFGPRYRELIAEIFSGPQLPNDFSLYLHRPTATDPGLAPPGCDAFYVLSPVPNLEKAGIDWSVTGPEYQERILAYLEERYLPGLRDNLAVTHRFTPADFKDKLNAHVGSAFSLEPVLTQSAYFRLHNRDDKIGNLYFVGAGTHPGAGIPGVVGSAKATAGLMIEDMGLSRSNRGPKAA; encoded by the coding sequence ATGACCGGACAGAAAGAGGCCGGACAGAAAGAGGCGTGTGTCATCGGCGGTGGATTTGGGGGCTTGGCGCTGGCGTGTCGTCTCCAAGCCGCCGGGCTCGCCACCACCCTTATTGAGGGGCGGGATAAACTCGGCGGCCGGGCCTATGTCTACTCCCTTGAGGGCTATACGTTCGATGCGGGCCCCACCGTGGTGACGGACCCCTCCGCCCTCGAAGAAATCTTTGCGATGGCGGGGCGGCGCCTCTCCGATTATGTCGAATTGCTCAATGTTGACCCCCTCTATCGTCTCCATTGGGAGGATGGGTACAGTTTCGATTATGCGAAGGATGAGGAGCATCTCCTCTCCCAAATCCGCGCGAAAAATCCCAAGGACGTTGAGGGCTATCGTAAATTCTACCGCTATTCCGAAGCGGTGTTCAAAGAGGGCTACGAAAAGCTCGGGGCCGTGCCGTTCTTGAATTTCTGGTCGATGGTCAAGGCAGCCCCCCAATTGACGACGCTCCAGGCCTTTCGGTCGGTCTATGGCCGGGTGGCGGATTTCATCGAGGACGAGCAACTCCGCCAGGCTTTTAGCTTCCACACGCTTTTGGTGGGGGGAGATCCGCACAAAACCTCGTCGATCTATGCGTTGATCCACGCGCTTGAGCGCAAATGGGGGGTCTGGTTCCCGCGCGGCGGCACCGGCGCCTTGATCGAGGGGCTTGGACGTCTGTTCACCGATCTTGGCGGGACGCTGAGGCTTGAGGATCCGGTGACGGATCTCAAAGTTCAAAACGACCGAATCACTCAGGTCACGACCGAAAGCGGCTGGTCCCATCAATTCGACGCCGTCGCCTCGAATGCCGATATCGTTCATACCTATGACAATCTGCTCGGCGGCTCAAAACGCGGCCCGCAGGCGGCAAAGGGGCTGAAACAAAAGCGGTTTTCGAATTCCCTGTTCGTTACCTATTTTGGGACCAAAAAGCAGTATCCCGACATTGCCCACCACTCGATCCTGTTCGGACCACGTTATCGTGAGTTGATCGCCGAGATCTTTTCAGGGCCGCAATTACCGAACGATTTTTCGCTCTATCTGCATCGGCCCACGGCGACCGATCCGGGTCTCGCGCCGCCGGGATGCGATGCGTTCTATGTCCTCTCGCCTGTGCCCAACCTCGAAAAGGCCGGGATCGATTGGTCAGTCACCGGGCCGGAATATCAAGAGCGCATTCTTGCCTATCTTGAGGAGCGCTATTTGCCCGGCCTTCGCGACAATCTCGCTGTCACCCACCGCTTCACCCCGGCGGATTTCAAAGACAAGTTGAACGCCCATGTCGGATCGGCCTTCAGTCTCGAACCGGTTTTGACGCAGTCCGCCTACTTCCGCCTTCATAATCGAGACGATAAAATCGGAAATCTGTATTTCGTGGGGGCAGGGACCCATCCCGGTGCCGGTATTCCCGGTGTGGTGGGGTCGGCAAAGGCCACCGCCGGGTTGATGATCGAGGATATGGGGCTCTCGCGCTCAAACAGGGGACCAAAGGCGGCATAA
- a CDS encoding RsmB/NOP family class I SAM-dependent RNA methyltransferase: MRDAGRIAAALDVLAQFEARRVPIKVCLADWARGARYAGAKDRAFIGGVVHDALRYRRSLELDTRPRIGIGRVLMTLWGWPEARLVEAFAETPHGPGALSAEEIDAIAEGATLAARDVRRDWPEFALPLLERVNDNPTAEIEANRARAPVDLRVNTLRSDLPRTEKALRGEGAVPAPLAALALRCAVPAAERRGPAIEITPAFQKGWVEIQDEGSQLAALAMGDLAGGQILDFCAGAGGKTLAMAAHLDNRGQVFAYDIDARRLAPLYDRARRAGVRNVQVLSPTSDAARLGDLTGKMDGVFVDAPCSGAGTWRRRPDTKWRLTPDQLATRQEEQDRVLDQAEAFVRPGGILVYVTCSIFAEENEDRIAAFLDRHPTYDIEDPGAAITASGGVHAGAVLPPADGRGTLRLSPAKTATDGFAITRLRRRG, from the coding sequence ATGCGTGACGCCGGGCGCATCGCCGCCGCGCTCGACGTCTTGGCGCAGTTCGAGGCGCGCCGCGTGCCGATCAAAGTGTGTTTGGCCGACTGGGCCCGCGGGGCCCGCTATGCGGGGGCAAAGGACCGCGCCTTTATCGGGGGGGTCGTCCATGATGCCCTCCGCTACCGAAGAAGTCTTGAGCTCGACACGCGCCCGCGTATCGGGATCGGGCGTGTCCTGATGACGCTATGGGGCTGGCCCGAGGCCCGGCTGGTCGAGGCCTTTGCCGAGACGCCGCATGGTCCCGGGGCGTTAAGCGCCGAGGAAATCGACGCCATCGCCGAAGGGGCAACCCTGGCCGCCCGAGACGTTCGGCGGGACTGGCCTGAATTTGCCCTTCCCTTGCTCGAGCGGGTGAACGACAATCCGACGGCGGAGATTGAGGCCAATCGCGCCAGGGCGCCCGTGGATCTCAGAGTGAATACCTTAAGATCCGACCTGCCCCGCACGGAAAAGGCCCTGCGCGGTGAGGGGGCGGTGCCCGCCCCCCTTGCGGCCCTGGCCCTAAGATGCGCCGTCCCCGCCGCCGAGCGCCGGGGACCGGCGATCGAGATCACCCCTGCCTTTCAAAAAGGATGGGTCGAGATCCAGGACGAAGGCAGCCAGCTTGCCGCCCTCGCCATGGGCGACCTCGCCGGCGGTCAGATTCTCGATTTTTGCGCCGGGGCGGGCGGGAAAACCTTGGCCATGGCGGCTCACCTCGACAATCGCGGTCAGGTCTTTGCCTATGACATCGACGCGCGGCGCTTAGCGCCCCTCTATGACCGAGCGCGGCGGGCGGGGGTGCGCAATGTGCAGGTTCTGTCCCCGACAAGTGACGCGGCGCGCCTTGGGGATCTCACGGGTAAAATGGATGGCGTTTTCGTCGACGCGCCTTGTTCCGGTGCTGGGACATGGCGGCGGCGCCCGGACACGAAGTGGCGTCTGACGCCCGACCAATTGGCGACACGGCAAGAGGAACAGGATCGGGTTCTCGACCAGGCAGAAGCCTTTGTCAGGCCCGGTGGTATCCTTGTCTATGTCACCTGCTCGATCTTCGCCGAAGAGAATGAAGATCGGATCGCGGCCTTCCTCGATCGCCACCCGACCTATGATATCGAAGATCCAGGGGCGGCCATCACCGCCTCAGGGGGCGTCCATGCGGGCGCGGTATTGCCTCCCGCCGACGGGCGCGGTACGCTAAGGTTGAGCCCGGCAAAAACGGCCACGGACGGCTTTGCCATTACCCGCCTGCGACGGCGCGGCTAA
- a CDS encoding phytoene/squalene synthase family protein — MSSDIETIAEHAEATISKGSKSFALASLLFRPNMRRHAQMLYSWCRYCDDVIDGQNLGFDAAPHDPAAHIPRAKDLDYLHRNTLAAIEGRDVAALPFAALREVVAATDMPAVHPLALLRGFEMDVDQRAYDDLEALLEYCYHVAGVVGVMMAIIMGVDPEDDNTLNRASDLGIAFQLTNICRDVIDDAHIERIYLPTDLLWREGLVPTPAVVRDPANRERVWRVAQTLLDEADKYYRSAGPGVRRLPIRAGFAVAAARGVYRDIGRVVRARGRAAWDVRARTSRRRKLALAGLGCLQGAGSKSMFFLAPPERPKLWTRPAT; from the coding sequence GTGAGTAGCGATATTGAGACCATAGCTGAGCACGCCGAGGCGACGATCTCCAAGGGATCGAAGAGCTTCGCCTTGGCGTCGCTCCTCTTCCGCCCGAATATGAGGCGTCATGCCCAGATGCTGTATAGCTGGTGCCGCTATTGCGACGATGTGATTGATGGCCAAAATCTCGGGTTCGATGCCGCGCCCCATGATCCGGCGGCGCATATTCCGCGGGCAAAGGACCTCGACTATCTCCACCGCAATACCCTCGCCGCCATCGAAGGGCGGGATGTTGCCGCCCTTCCCTTTGCAGCCTTGCGAGAAGTGGTGGCCGCGACGGATATGCCGGCCGTCCACCCCCTCGCCCTGCTTCGAGGGTTCGAGATGGATGTCGACCAGCGCGCCTATGACGATCTCGAAGCGCTGCTCGAATATTGCTATCATGTCGCTGGCGTTGTCGGCGTGATGATGGCGATCATCATGGGCGTCGATCCGGAGGACGACAATACGCTCAACCGCGCCTCCGACCTTGGGATTGCCTTCCAGCTGACCAATATCTGCCGTGACGTCATCGACGATGCGCATATAGAGCGAATTTATCTGCCAACGGACCTTTTGTGGCGTGAGGGCTTGGTGCCGACCCCTGCGGTGGTACGCGATCCCGCCAATCGCGAGCGCGTGTGGCGAGTGGCCCAAACGCTGCTCGACGAGGCCGATAAATATTATCGCTCTGCGGGGCCCGGCGTTCGCCGTTTGCCGATCCGTGCAGGGTTCGCGGTGGCGGCGGCCCGCGGCGTCTACCGCGATATCGGGCGGGTCGTGCGCGCCCGTGGCCGGGCGGCGTGGGATGTTCGTGCCCGGACCAGTCGGCGTCGTAAATTGGCCCTGGCGGGCCTTGGATGTCTCCAAGGGGCTGGCTCGAAATCGATGTTCTTCCTCGCCCCACCGGAGCGGCCGAAATTGTGGACCCGACCGGCGACGTGA
- a CDS encoding sterol desaturase family protein yields MTLALWQKITLVLGSAALMEGFAWWAHRYIMHGWGWAWHRDHHEPHDKVFEKNDLFAVVFGSFAFGLFIVGYLYWPPVWYVAAGITLYGLLYAFVHDGLVHQRWPWHFMPKRGYLRRLVQAHKLHHAVTTQGGNVSFGFVLAPDPRHLREKLRQFRAERHRALAAEGASSSDPRVPPFRKVQDV; encoded by the coding sequence ATGACCTTGGCACTCTGGCAGAAAATCACGCTTGTTCTCGGATCGGCGGCCTTGATGGAGGGGTTTGCCTGGTGGGCCCACCGCTACATCATGCATGGGTGGGGGTGGGCTTGGCACCGCGATCACCACGAGCCCCACGATAAGGTGTTTGAAAAGAACGACTTGTTCGCCGTTGTGTTCGGCAGCTTTGCCTTTGGTCTGTTTATTGTCGGCTATCTCTATTGGCCGCCGGTCTGGTATGTCGCCGCTGGGATTACGCTCTACGGTCTTCTCTATGCCTTTGTGCATGATGGTTTGGTCCATCAGCGCTGGCCCTGGCACTTCATGCCCAAGCGCGGCTATCTCCGCCGGTTGGTGCAAGCGCACAAGCTGCACCACGCGGTGACGACGCAAGGCGGCAATGTCAGCTTTGGATTTGTTCTCGCCCCTGACCCCCGGCATTTACGCGAAAAGCTACGACAGTTTCGGGCGGAGCGTCATCGCGCCCTTGCGGCGGAGGGGGCATCATCGTCAGACCCCCGTGTTCCCCCCTTTAGGAAGGTACAAGATGTATAG
- a CDS encoding SDR family oxidoreductase: MVDLSGTLFDLTGKTAIVTGASRGIGEAIARRLAQHGANVTISSRKIESCETVASSINEAEGRQAAHAVACNISDEAALENLVKETNDVFGPVDILVCNAAVNPAFGPSKAITDQQIDKIFDCNIKANHKLAHLCLPQMEQQGGGAVVIISSIAAMVGSLGIGMYGVSKAADMAIARNLAVEYGKKNIRINCINPGIVKTYFAEALWKDPKVEKAMSASIPMRRFGEPDEIAGAAVFLASEAAQWMNGQSIVIDGGTVIGVGSM, from the coding sequence ATGGTCGATCTTTCGGGAACGCTGTTTGATTTGACGGGCAAGACGGCAATCGTTACCGGCGCCTCTCGCGGTATTGGCGAGGCCATTGCGCGCCGCCTCGCTCAGCACGGCGCCAATGTAACGATCTCCAGTCGGAAGATTGAGTCATGTGAAACTGTTGCGAGCAGCATTAACGAAGCCGAAGGGCGACAAGCAGCGCACGCGGTGGCGTGCAACATTTCCGACGAGGCGGCGCTCGAAAACCTCGTGAAGGAAACGAATGATGTGTTCGGACCAGTGGACATTCTGGTTTGCAACGCGGCGGTCAATCCCGCCTTCGGCCCCTCAAAGGCCATTACCGATCAGCAGATCGATAAGATTTTTGATTGCAACATCAAAGCGAACCACAAATTGGCCCATCTCTGCCTGCCGCAGATGGAACAGCAGGGGGGCGGCGCCGTCGTCATCATCTCCTCCATCGCGGCGATGGTCGGCTCCTTGGGGATCGGGATGTATGGCGTCTCGAAGGCTGCCGACATGGCGATCGCCCGAAACCTCGCCGTTGAATACGGAAAGAAAAATATCCGTATCAATTGTATCAATCCGGGGATCGTGAAGACCTATTTCGCCGAAGCCCTCTGGAAAGACCCCAAGGTTGAGAAGGCGATGAGTGCAAGCATTCCCATGCGGCGCTTTGGGGAGCCCGATGAAATTGCCGGGGCCGCGGTATTCCTGGCCAGCGAAGCCGCCCAGTGGATGAACGGACAATCCATCGTCATCGATGGAGGAACGGTCATCGGCGTCGGCAGCATGTAA